In the genome of Streptomyces sp. SLBN-118, the window CGGGCAGGTGCCCGAGCTGGAGTTCTGGGAGTGCGACTGGAACTTCACCGACCGGCCGATCGCCTATGACTTCGCCATCAACTCCGCGGTGGCCGACCGTGAGGCGCTCCAGCGGTACCTTGAGCATCCGGCCCATCAGGAGGCCGCCGGTCAGTGGCGCGAGTTCGCCACGTGGGTGATCGCGGACTACGAGTTCTGAACCCCAGCCTTTCCAGGCCCCTCGCCACCACGG includes:
- a CDS encoding Dabb family protein gives rise to the protein MIRHLVLFKLNEGVKRDEPRVAAGVKAFRELDGQVPELEFWECDWNFTDRPIAYDFAINSAVADREALQRYLEHPAHQEAAGQWREFATWVIADYEF